One window of Myxocyprinus asiaticus isolate MX2 ecotype Aquarium Trade chromosome 6, UBuf_Myxa_2, whole genome shotgun sequence genomic DNA carries:
- the si:ch1073-184j22.1 gene encoding erythroferrone, giving the protein MKLRHGARGALLSLLISLLLTTCKTHESDESLELQEENNTVSTESPETVSSDIAFVSPHRTWIVFRDNSNKGGNKKPRGNKRLSKHGLPGPPGPPGPQGPPGPPGPLLPHHEELIQDFQVKLKEMVRTHCLLCDQPPRVATAFRCRLHHNMLVHRRSLQELQPFNAPSNTEQFHQRGQGFNTSSGRYTAPMSGFYQLTASLQLESNEPQKKPQARQRDSVKASICIESLCQSNVSLETVTGVSATGGVFSILLTGTLYLQAGEYVSILIDNGTGSALTILQDSLFSGILIGV; this is encoded by the exons ATGAAGCTCAGGCATGGGGCAAGAGGGGCACTGCTGTCCTTATTGATAAGCTTATTGCTGACTACATGCAAAACACATGAGAGTGACGAGAGTCTTGAGCTCCAGGAGGAGAACAATACTGTCAGCACTGAGAGCCCT GAGACTGTATCCTCTGACATAGCCTTCGTGAGCCCCCACAGGACATGGATAGTTTTTAGGGACAACTCCAACAAGGGTGGAAATAAGAAACCAAGAGGAAACAAAAGACTCTCCAAG CATGGCCTTCCAGGTCCACCAGGCCCTCCTGGTCCCCAGGGGCCTCCTGGTCCTCCGggccccctactgccacatcaTGAAGAATTGATACAGGACTTTCAAGTCAAACTGAAAG AGATGGTAAGAACCCACTGTCTGCTCTGTGATCAGCCCCCTCGTGTGGCGACGGCTTTCCGCTGCCGACTGCACCACAACATGCTGGTCCATCGTCGCAGTCTGCAGGAGCTCCAGCCCTTCAACGCT CCGTCAAACACAGAGCAGTTCCATCAGAGAGGACAGGGCTTCAACACCAGCAGTGGCCGATACACAGCTCCCATGTCTGGGTTCTACCAGCTCACAGCTAGTCTGCAACTGG AATCCAATGAGCCTCAGAAGAAGCCTCAGGCCAGGCAGAGGGACAGTGTCAAGGCGTCCATATGTATAGAGTCTCTTTGTCAGAGTAATGT GTCTCTGGAGACAGTGACTGGAGTAAGTGCTACAGGGGGAGTATTCAGTATTCTCCTCACAGGAACTCTTTACCTACAG GCTGGAGAGTATGTGTCTATTCTAATCGACAATGGAACAGGCTCCGCCCTCACAATTCTCCAAGACAGTCTGTTTTCTGGCATCCTTATTGGAGTATGA